In Vagococcus luciliae, one genomic interval encodes:
- a CDS encoding homoserine O-succinyltransferase has product MLVSEDNKNIFIFGHLEYDVNTLYEEYLCDKEKGLEPNFPENYARIEDKRFKQIWRSEASVFFQN; this is encoded by the coding sequence ATGTTAGTATCAGAAGATAATAAAAATATCTTTATTTTTGGGCACTTGGAATATGATGTTAATACGTTATATGAAGAATATTTATGTGATAAAGAAAAAGGATTAGAGCCTAACTTTCCTGAAAATTATGCTCGAATTGAAGATAAAAGATTTAAGCAAATATGGCGTTCAGAAGCAAGTGTATTTTTTCAAAATTGA
- a CDS encoding DUF1295 domain-containing protein: MYLTIILALFAYFIIWFIISTIKSNYSLVDIAWGGGFVVVAWVGFLMASPHTIQQILVLLFVTLWGGRLAWHLGLRNWNAPEDYRYVKIKQRWGNQFVHLKAFINVFLLQGILLFIVALPVTHTFTNQQVYNTLRWWQILGVFIWIIGFLFEVIGDHQLTKFKENPSNKGKLLTTGLWSITRHPNYFGEVTSWWGIFLLSLSHWTNLWIIIGPITITLLILFVSGVPLLENKYKTRKDFQSYAQHTSKFFPFIGKKGL, translated from the coding sequence ATGTATCTTACAATTATTCTAGCATTATTTGCTTATTTTATTATTTGGTTCATTATATCAACTATTAAATCCAACTATTCCTTAGTTGATATTGCTTGGGGGGGAGGGTTTGTTGTGGTGGCTTGGGTAGGCTTTTTAATGGCCTCTCCGCATACCATTCAACAGATACTTGTTCTACTCTTTGTTACACTTTGGGGAGGTCGCCTTGCTTGGCATTTAGGGTTACGTAATTGGAATGCTCCTGAAGATTATCGATACGTTAAAATCAAACAACGTTGGGGAAATCAATTTGTTCACTTAAAAGCATTTATCAATGTTTTTCTTCTTCAAGGCATCTTATTATTTATTGTTGCACTACCTGTTACACATACTTTTACTAATCAACAGGTATATAATACTTTACGTTGGTGGCAAATACTTGGTGTATTCATTTGGATTATTGGATTTTTATTTGAAGTCATTGGAGATCATCAATTGACTAAATTTAAAGAAAATCCTAGTAATAAAGGAAAATTATTAACAACTGGACTTTGGTCTATTACTAGACACCCAAATTATTTTGGAGAAGTCACAAGTTGGTGGGGGATTTTTCTTTTATCTTTATCACATTGGACTAATCTTTGGATTATCATTGGTCCCATTACTATTACCCTTTTAATATTATTTGTGTCAGGTGTTCCCTTACTAGAAAATAAATATAAAACTAGAAAAGATTTTCAATCTTATGCACAACACACTTCAAAATTCTTTCCTTTTATTGGAAAAAAGGGATTATAG
- a CDS encoding DNA/RNA non-specific endonuclease, which translates to MKKKMKKWALSALLLTGLITFGGCAADKTVETSDTSVSSSVIKESTVDTSSKEKEELAKKEAEEKAKQAELEKKKKEEQASQLKNQVSDLANLEYEGTQTIKVNDGIPSFSNDDLSLSNGAWEIYGDLDGLNRATSANAMLNQSLMPTGKRESIASVTPTGWKNKKIEGGYLFNRSHLIGWALAGENANWKNLITGTRQLNSPEMLRHEMDVKHYLEQNPDNYVRYRVTPVFRGEELLARGVQMEAQSIGSDAIKFNVYIFNIQDGIDLNYADGSSSIGERAQENEPSQEEQNNTNHESLANDNDSSDDMTQVFVTPTGKKYHTHAHGRGNFTPSTLGEAKKKGLEPCNICY; encoded by the coding sequence ATGAAGAAGAAAATGAAAAAGTGGGCGTTATCTGCTCTGTTATTGACAGGGTTAATAACTTTTGGAGGATGTGCTGCTGATAAAACAGTGGAAACAAGTGATACATCAGTATCATCAAGTGTTATAAAAGAAAGTACAGTAGACACATCAAGTAAAGAAAAAGAAGAATTAGCTAAAAAAGAAGCAGAAGAAAAAGCAAAACAAGCTGAACTGGAAAAAAAGAAAAAAGAGGAACAAGCCTCACAACTTAAAAATCAGGTCAGTGATTTGGCTAACTTAGAATATGAAGGCACCCAAACGATAAAGGTTAATGATGGTATACCAAGTTTTAGCAACGACGATTTATCGTTAAGTAATGGAGCTTGGGAAATTTATGGTGATTTAGATGGGTTAAATAGAGCAACAAGTGCAAATGCTATGTTAAATCAATCATTAATGCCAACGGGAAAAAGAGAAAGTATTGCGTCTGTTACACCAACAGGTTGGAAAAATAAAAAGATTGAAGGTGGGTATTTATTTAATCGCTCACACTTAATTGGTTGGGCATTAGCTGGTGAAAATGCTAATTGGAAAAATTTAATTACAGGAACACGGCAATTAAATAGTCCAGAGATGTTACGTCATGAGATGGACGTTAAACATTATCTTGAACAAAATCCAGATAATTATGTAAGATATCGTGTGACACCAGTTTTTAGAGGGGAAGAGTTACTGGCTCGTGGTGTTCAAATGGAAGCACAATCTATTGGAAGTGATGCTATAAAATTTAATGTTTATATTTTTAATATTCAAGATGGGATTGACTTGAATTATGCAGATGGTAGCAGTTCAATAGGAGAGAGAGCTCAAGAAAATGAACCATCACAAGAAGAACAAAATAACACGAATCATGAATCATTAGCTAATGATAATGATTCATCTGATGATATGACTCAAGTATTTGTTACACCTACTGGAAAAAAATATCATACTCATGCTCATGGGCGCGGAAATTTCACTCCTTCTACATTGGGTGAAGCCAAAAAGAAAGGGTTAGAACCATGTAACATTTGTTATTAA
- a CDS encoding amino acid ABC transporter ATP-binding protein, with translation MLEIKNVSKSFGGKKILDEVSYTFPMGEITVILGPSGGGKTTLLRCISGLETFDSGTLLLDEEDLTKKSHQAINGKIGVVFQDFQLFPHLNVLDNIVLAPTMVLKQSKEEAEKTARTLLVTLGLEDKEKAYPFELSGGQKQRVAIARALAMKPRVLCYDEPTSALDPGLSGDVAEVILNLKSPDVTQIVVTHDPTFAERIADNTIRVEPIK, from the coding sequence ATGCTTGAGATAAAAAATGTATCCAAAAGTTTCGGAGGAAAGAAAATTTTAGATGAGGTATCTTACACGTTTCCAATGGGAGAAATTACTGTTATCCTAGGCCCTTCAGGTGGAGGAAAAACAACTTTATTGAGATGTATTAGTGGGTTAGAAACATTCGATAGTGGCACACTACTACTTGATGAGGAAGATTTAACAAAAAAATCCCATCAAGCCATTAATGGAAAAATTGGTGTTGTATTTCAAGATTTTCAGTTGTTTCCTCATTTAAATGTATTAGATAATATTGTATTAGCACCGACAATGGTCTTAAAACAATCAAAAGAAGAGGCTGAAAAAACCGCTAGAACATTATTAGTAACTTTAGGATTAGAGGATAAAGAAAAAGCTTATCCTTTTGAATTATCTGGTGGACAAAAACAACGTGTGGCAATTGCACGGGCATTAGCTATGAAGCCACGTGTATTATGTTATGATGAGCCAACAAGTGCTTTAGATCCAGGTCTTAGTGGTGATGTAGCAGAAGTCATTTTAAATTTAAAATCACCAGATGTGACGCAAATTGTGGTCACACATGATCCAACTTTTGCAGAACGTATTGCCGATAACACTATTAGAGTAGAACCAATAAAATAA
- a CDS encoding DUF2177 family protein, translating to MNQFLKLFGISAVIFLIFDLFWLLVVSKNLYQTFIGELLGDVKVTPAIIFYFVYLVGVVFFVLIPGIDKQSIFYTIFSGALFGFICYSTYDLTNLATIKNWPVTMTIIDLVWGTSVTAITSAIVYFINFNFLKG from the coding sequence ATGAATCAGTTTTTAAAATTGTTTGGTATAAGTGCTGTTATCTTTTTAATTTTTGATTTATTTTGGCTATTAGTTGTATCAAAAAATTTGTACCAAACTTTCATAGGAGAGTTACTCGGTGATGTAAAGGTAACTCCCGCTATTATTTTTTATTTTGTCTACCTTGTTGGGGTTGTATTTTTTGTCCTAATACCTGGTATTGACAAACAAAGTATTTTCTACACAATTTTTTCTGGGGCTCTATTTGGTTTTATTTGTTATAGTACCTATGATTTAACCAATTTAGCCACTATTAAAAATTGGCCAGTAACGATGACAATTATTGACTTAGTATGGGGAACATCCGTTACTGCTATTACATCAGCAATTGTTTATTTTATTAATTTTAATTTTTTGAAGGGGTAA
- a CDS encoding serine hydrolase, whose protein sequence is MKSRRLLLLLLVISQLSACGKKVEQEEVKASVSSSYESTSRITSTKESVSKEGTKTTETRQSQDELTNYLQQFINQKIGIYIEDLTTGNTYGVNENNMMYGASIAKLPIIYYTQLELLKGTISMEETFPYIDEVNDIPGAMVRGGTGIMQQSVQEHSNYSLSQLLEWTIRYSDNLASNMLGYYVADKNSGDFLMTISPFYPQPLSVYSKNISAKTAGMFMKEIYQNKIKTSDFLQTQWQKEKIGYLDADVYHKIGKNDNYNHDVGIVMADKPYVISIMTDGWSNSEIEMVVKEIDALMKKE, encoded by the coding sequence ATGAAATCAAGGCGACTTTTGTTATTGCTTTTAGTAATAAGTCAACTCAGTGCTTGTGGGAAAAAAGTGGAACAAGAAGAAGTAAAAGCATCAGTGAGCTCATCATATGAATCAACTAGTAGAATCACCTCTACTAAAGAAAGTGTTTCTAAAGAAGGGACAAAAACCACTGAGACAAGACAATCACAAGATGAGTTAACAAACTATTTACAACAATTTATTAATCAAAAAATAGGTATATATATTGAGGATTTGACTACTGGAAATACCTATGGAGTTAATGAGAATAATATGATGTATGGTGCTAGTATTGCTAAATTACCTATTATTTATTATACGCAGTTAGAGTTATTAAAAGGGACTATTTCTATGGAAGAGACATTTCCTTATATTGATGAAGTTAATGATATACCAGGAGCAATGGTTCGAGGAGGAACCGGAATTATGCAGCAATCAGTGCAAGAACATAGTAATTATTCCTTATCGCAATTACTTGAATGGACTATTCGTTATTCTGATAATCTAGCAAGTAATATGTTAGGTTATTATGTTGCAGATAAAAATTCAGGAGATTTTTTGATGACGATTTCTCCTTTTTATCCTCAGCCTTTATCAGTTTACTCTAAAAATATTTCAGCAAAAACAGCTGGCATGTTTATGAAAGAAATTTATCAAAATAAGATAAAAACATCTGATTTTTTACAGACACAGTGGCAAAAAGAAAAAATAGGTTATTTAGATGCAGATGTTTACCATAAAATTGGTAAAAATGATAATTATAATCATGATGTCGGAATCGTTATGGCAGATAAACCATACGTCATTAGTATCATGACAGATGGATGGAGTAATTCAGAGATTGAAATGGTCGTAAAAGAAATAGATGCATTAATGAAAAAGGAGTGA
- a CDS encoding DegV family protein, with translation MDEIDIKKLANSIKSGANLVIKNKNELNRINIFPVADGDTGSNLAFLMQSITDNLVSHHDTVNSLLTNVASAALLGARGNSGMILGQYLNALAEDYAQSDLSTEQLVFSFKTALVKVYDSLLDPKEGTILTVISSWSEKLVDTYTKTQSLEESLSQAQMIAEKAVLETQFQMTIFKENKLVDAGAKGFYYFITGLTEAFSQNLPQELIEETIPSSITNYPSNLTSSDHIISEKPSYRYCSEFIITQPSISDKKLKGKLLNKGDSVIVIGNKQQLKVHIHTNNPKDVLSLLSQYGRISYQKIDDMLLQYEVNTKPVSSIAIVTDSVADIPSDLLLKYQIHVIPMPIQSESNNYLDKLSIDSQLIFEKGIKTSQCSTSQPTIQSIDNLLSFLQGKYDHVIVITVSSKLSGTYQLVNQRIQTKKLASQWITVIDSKANSVAQGLLVMKAAELVEKSLSFNDIITNLKDTIHRLFIYVAVADLSPMLQSGRIPLSLGKIAQNCHILPIVSLDSFGEGKLMTISFSQKQSIKKIANKIKKLFRHHQIDRLAIAYVYSENQVELLKYYLKDYTDKIDYSVASSTSIAISAGKDSIAIAGILKKGGS, from the coding sequence TTGGACGAAATTGATATTAAAAAGTTAGCTAACAGTATCAAATCAGGTGCTAACTTAGTTATAAAGAATAAAAACGAATTAAATCGTATTAATATCTTTCCTGTTGCAGATGGTGATACTGGTAGTAATTTGGCCTTTCTTATGCAATCAATTACGGATAACCTTGTTAGTCATCATGACACGGTAAATTCTCTATTAACTAACGTAGCATCAGCCGCTTTACTTGGAGCTCGTGGTAACTCTGGAATGATTTTAGGACAGTATTTAAATGCCTTAGCAGAAGATTATGCCCAAAGTGATTTATCAACAGAACAACTCGTTTTTTCTTTTAAAACAGCTCTTGTTAAAGTATATGATTCGTTGCTAGATCCAAAAGAAGGAACCATACTAACAGTTATCTCCTCTTGGTCTGAAAAACTTGTTGATACTTATACAAAAACACAATCATTGGAAGAATCTTTATCACAAGCACAGATGATAGCAGAAAAAGCCGTTTTAGAGACACAATTTCAAATGACAATTTTTAAAGAAAATAAGTTGGTGGATGCTGGAGCAAAAGGTTTTTATTATTTTATTACTGGTTTGACTGAAGCCTTCTCTCAAAATTTACCACAAGAGTTGATAGAAGAAACAATACCTTCTTCTATAACTAACTATCCATCTAACTTGACATCATCTGATCATATCATATCTGAAAAGCCTTCTTATCGATACTGCTCGGAGTTTATTATTACTCAACCAAGTATTTCCGACAAAAAATTGAAAGGTAAACTATTAAATAAAGGTGACTCTGTTATTGTTATTGGAAATAAACAACAGTTAAAAGTTCATATCCATACTAATAATCCTAAAGACGTTCTATCATTATTAAGCCAATACGGTCGTATATCTTATCAAAAAATAGATGATATGCTTCTTCAATATGAAGTTAATACCAAACCTGTATCATCTATCGCTATTGTGACAGATTCTGTTGCTGATATACCAAGTGACTTATTACTGAAATATCAAATACATGTCATTCCAATGCCCATTCAAAGCGAGTCTAATAATTATCTCGATAAATTAAGTATTGATTCACAGCTTATTTTTGAAAAGGGTATAAAAACGAGTCAATGTAGTACATCGCAACCTACTATTCAATCAATTGATAACCTCCTATCTTTTTTACAAGGAAAATATGACCATGTGATTGTTATTACAGTCTCTTCAAAACTCAGTGGTACTTATCAACTAGTCAACCAAAGAATACAAACTAAAAAATTGGCATCTCAATGGATAACAGTTATTGATTCAAAAGCTAACTCAGTAGCGCAAGGTCTATTAGTTATGAAAGCCGCAGAATTAGTAGAAAAATCCTTGAGCTTTAATGACATTATAACTAATCTAAAAGATACTATTCATCGGTTATTTATCTACGTAGCTGTCGCTGATTTATCGCCGATGTTACAGTCTGGTCGAATTCCTTTATCTCTTGGAAAAATTGCTCAAAATTGCCACATCTTGCCAATTGTTAGTCTGGATTCATTTGGCGAAGGAAAACTAATGACTATTTCATTTAGTCAAAAACAAAGTATTAAAAAAATAGCAAACAAAATAAAAAAACTATTTCGACATCATCAAATTGATCGTTTAGCTATCGCATATGTTTACTCGGAAAATCAAGTTGAATTACTAAAATATTATTTAAAAGATTATACTGATAAAATTGACTATTCAGTAGCCAGTTCAACATCTATTGCTATCAGCGCCGGAAAAGATAGTATCGCCATTGCAGGTATTTTAAAAAAAGGAGGAAGTTAA
- a CDS encoding amino acid ABC transporter substrate-binding protein, producing MKKRNVLIVMLGIMLLAVSACGSKKSSNDSSYTNKDKWSEIEKNKKVVIGLDDTFVPMGFRDESDNIVGFDIDLAKAVFAEYGIEPEFQSIDWSMKENELNNGTIDLIWNGYNITDERKEKVAFSEPYITSRQELVVMKDSGITSYKDMKGKVLGAQNASTGQDMIDKNPEVFTDVIADNEPVLFDTFNEAFIDLKAKRIDGLIVDNVYANYYIAQQKNSDDYAIVETPFESADFAVGIRKSDKELKTKIDEAFKKLKDEGKMKEISEKWFGNDQTIQ from the coding sequence ATGAAAAAAAGAAATGTATTAATCGTGATGTTAGGAATTATGTTATTAGCCGTATCAGCTTGTGGGAGTAAAAAAAGTAGCAATGACTCAAGTTATACCAATAAAGACAAGTGGAGTGAAATCGAAAAAAACAAAAAAGTTGTGATAGGGTTGGATGATACGTTTGTGCCAATGGGATTTCGAGATGAATCAGATAATATTGTGGGATTTGATATTGATTTGGCTAAAGCAGTATTTGCAGAATATGGAATTGAGCCTGAATTTCAATCAATAGATTGGTCAATGAAAGAAAATGAATTAAACAATGGGACAATTGATTTAATTTGGAATGGGTATAATATTACGGATGAAAGAAAAGAAAAAGTCGCCTTTAGTGAGCCTTATATTACTAGTCGTCAAGAATTAGTCGTGATGAAAGATAGTGGCATAACATCATATAAAGACATGAAAGGCAAAGTCTTAGGAGCTCAAAATGCGTCAACAGGACAAGATATGATTGATAAAAATCCTGAAGTATTTACAGATGTGATCGCCGATAATGAGCCAGTTTTGTTTGATACTTTTAATGAAGCGTTTATTGATTTAAAAGCTAAACGAATTGATGGATTGATTGTAGATAATGTGTATGCTAATTATTATATAGCGCAACAAAAAAATTCAGATGATTATGCCATTGTTGAAACACCATTTGAAAGTGCAGATTTTGCTGTAGGTATTCGTAAAAGTGATAAAGAATTAAAAACAAAAATAGATGAAGCTTTTAAAAAATTAAAAGATGAAGGAAAGATGAAGGAAATTAGTGAAAAATGGTTTGGAAATGACCAAACGATTCAATAA
- a CDS encoding zinc ribbon domain-containing protein translates to MKRCSNCGKEIKDHVRFCNFCGQEQNHTITGSIEETVVSHDDMSEIHGESYSNTNKQKNSTDQFQQTSNSQQQYTKEPIINQQAVNQLSRRSKNYFSYVNKNIKKPIIGKVNQDGYFGLISYILICVFTGLAISHAIGKVIGLTGYSESSFPMFLQITLLLLCSQLVNVFTVYLLSGKIFNNKLSFMDTFDRMYAPIGLAIYVSLAALILSFISTIGIGLLFFICLIFTFFLTGVTYVANLWVTTNQTHKRNTFYWTIGAIILGGLLQLLVSIVLSDILGTSMMSVIQQMIDSSVGKFF, encoded by the coding sequence ATGAAAAGATGTAGTAATTGTGGAAAAGAAATAAAGGATCATGTGAGATTTTGTAACTTTTGCGGACAAGAACAAAATCATACTATTACAGGATCTATAGAAGAAACAGTTGTCAGTCATGATGATATGTCGGAAATTCATGGAGAATCCTATTCTAATACTAACAAACAAAAAAATTCAACGGATCAATTTCAACAAACATCAAATAGTCAACAACAGTACACCAAAGAACCAATCATTAATCAACAAGCTGTCAATCAATTATCTAGAAGAAGTAAAAATTATTTTTCTTACGTAAATAAAAATATTAAAAAACCCATTATTGGAAAAGTGAACCAAGACGGTTATTTTGGGCTAATTAGTTATATCTTAATTTGTGTGTTTACAGGATTAGCTATCAGTCATGCCATTGGGAAAGTGATTGGGCTCACAGGATATTCTGAATCAAGTTTTCCAATGTTTCTACAAATTACTTTGCTATTATTATGCTCACAATTAGTTAATGTGTTTACTGTTTATTTGCTATCAGGTAAAATTTTTAACAATAAGCTATCATTTATGGATACATTTGATAGAATGTATGCGCCTATTGGATTAGCTATTTATGTTAGTTTGGCAGCACTTATTTTATCATTTATCTCAACGATTGGAATAGGGTTATTATTTTTTATTTGTTTGATTTTTACATTCTTTTTAACAGGTGTGACTTATGTGGCAAATCTTTGGGTAACGACTAATCAAACACATAAGCGAAATACTTTCTATTGGACGATTGGAGCAATTATTTTGGGAGGATTGTTACAATTATTAGTGTCTATTGTTTTAAGTGATATTTTAGGAACAAGTATGATGAGTGTCATTCAACAGATGATTGATTCATCGGTAGGTAAATTCTTTTAA
- a CDS encoding zinc ribbon domain-containing protein: MNTCSNCGHENEKDALFCESCGKKLSLEKSSKECRICHHLNDEDALFCESCGSSLDEDIVEQGKHCPYCNQLNDSNAQFCENCGQPMTINPEIARQGIYDEPISNVIPETVVETQEVVAPKQPMSKKAKITMTLLGILVIVFGGTYAFLERKYSKENQVEAIIVAIKDQDDKFIAKNMVSDDPSLVITSSDVKPMLKLFDDNKENVTNLKAALEANSEYLGLSLKKTGKTALFFPHYELNVTPVYTNVVSNMADSTIKMNGKKIIETDSDNYSKKIGPLIIGKYTFDASIKGKDETIKESYTLLPGDTTQVDMGFVTVTIPIRSNVDDATVLMDDKEVGKLTDGKLEVGPILWNGHATFQLVKKSKDGELKSEVKELANEDVNRDGGIINTIELNFQTADKYEVSEGLKSFYNRFEQSVISSNNYNADDFAKAFYIDGSKNSAFKGINDYISWCRDRSASGEYSGVDFSIVVKSVEPMTNNQYKVNYNVTYHTTYPSKTNKSKRVEGFDYSNVVVQLEMNDKKDITDFKFVDMGDGGQKVSDNHANE; the protein is encoded by the coding sequence TTGAATACTTGTTCAAACTGTGGGCATGAAAATGAAAAAGATGCCCTATTTTGTGAATCATGTGGGAAAAAATTATCATTAGAAAAATCGTCAAAAGAATGTCGAATATGTCATCATTTGAATGATGAAGATGCCCTATTTTGTGAGTCATGTGGAAGCAGCTTAGATGAAGACATAGTTGAACAAGGTAAGCACTGTCCTTATTGTAATCAACTAAATGATAGTAATGCCCAATTTTGTGAAAATTGTGGGCAACCTATGACGATTAATCCAGAAATTGCAAGACAAGGAATTTATGATGAACCTATCAGTAATGTGATACCTGAGACCGTTGTGGAGACGCAAGAGGTTGTTGCACCAAAACAACCTATGTCTAAGAAAGCTAAAATAACGATGACATTATTAGGGATCCTAGTTATTGTTTTTGGAGGAACTTATGCTTTTTTGGAAAGAAAATATAGTAAAGAAAATCAAGTAGAAGCAATTATTGTGGCAATTAAAGACCAGGATGATAAATTTATTGCTAAAAATATGGTCTCTGATGATCCAAGCTTAGTAATAACATCATCAGATGTTAAACCAATGCTAAAACTGTTTGATGACAATAAAGAAAATGTCACGAATTTAAAAGCTGCGTTAGAAGCTAACAGTGAATATTTAGGATTGTCATTGAAAAAAACAGGAAAAACAGCATTATTTTTCCCTCACTATGAATTAAATGTGACACCAGTTTATACGAATGTTGTGTCCAATATGGCGGATAGTACCATTAAAATGAATGGGAAAAAGATTATCGAAACAGATAGCGATAATTATTCAAAAAAAATCGGCCCATTAATAATAGGGAAATATACATTTGATGCATCAATTAAAGGAAAAGATGAAACAATCAAGGAATCTTATACGTTGTTACCAGGAGATACCACACAAGTTGATATGGGGTTTGTGACAGTGACCATCCCTATTCGTTCCAATGTTGATGATGCTACAGTTTTGATGGATGATAAAGAAGTTGGAAAATTAACAGATGGAAAACTTGAGGTTGGGCCAATACTTTGGAATGGACATGCTACTTTTCAATTAGTAAAAAAATCAAAAGATGGTGAGTTGAAAAGTGAAGTCAAAGAATTAGCCAATGAAGATGTCAATAGAGATGGTGGAATAATTAATACTATTGAATTAAATTTTCAAACGGCTGATAAATATGAAGTGAGTGAAGGATTGAAATCATTTTATAATCGTTTCGAGCAGTCAGTTATTTCAAGTAATAACTACAATGCTGATGACTTTGCTAAAGCCTTTTACATCGATGGTAGTAAAAATTCAGCATTTAAAGGGATTAATGACTATATTTCATGGTGTCGTGACCGATCTGCTAGCGGTGAGTATAGTGGTGTTGATTTTAGTATTGTAGTGAAAAGTGTTGAGCCAATGACGAATAATCAATATAAAGTTAATTACAACGTTACATATCATACAACTTATCCTTCTAAAACAAATAAATCAAAACGTGTAGAAGGCTTTGATTATTCTAATGTAGTTGTTCAATTAGAGATGAATGACAAAAAAGATATTACAGATTTTAAATTTGTTGATATGGGTGATGGCGGACAAAAAGTTTCTGATAATCATGCCAATGAATAG
- a CDS encoding amino acid ABC transporter permease has product MEYIMKVLPSLIDGAGMTLKVFFFTLLGSIPLGVLVAFGLRVKFKPLTFILNIYIWLMRGTPLLLQLIFIFFGLPAIGIVFERYDAVMIAFILNYGAYFAEIFRGGLQAIPKGQIESAQVLGLTPFQTAYKIVLPQVIKIILPSIGNEVINLVKDTSLMYVLGLGDLLRAGKIATNRDVTLVPLVMVGVIYLFFTAVLTGLMKYLEKRFSYYK; this is encoded by the coding sequence ATGGAATACATAATGAAAGTTTTACCATCACTTATTGATGGAGCAGGCATGACGTTAAAAGTCTTTTTCTTTACACTATTAGGATCTATCCCATTAGGAGTACTCGTTGCATTTGGTTTACGTGTGAAATTTAAACCATTGACCTTTATATTAAATATTTATATTTGGTTAATGCGAGGGACACCGCTATTATTACAACTCATCTTTATCTTTTTTGGTTTACCAGCAATAGGTATTGTCTTTGAACGATATGATGCTGTGATGATTGCCTTTATTTTAAATTACGGAGCTTACTTCGCTGAGATATTTAGAGGAGGGTTACAGGCTATACCAAAAGGTCAAATTGAAAGTGCACAAGTGCTTGGTTTAACACCGTTTCAAACGGCCTATAAAATCGTCTTACCACAAGTGATAAAAATTATTCTACCATCCATTGGTAATGAGGTGATTAACTTAGTAAAAGATACTTCGTTGATGTATGTGTTGGGATTAGGTGACTTGTTACGAGCAGGTAAAATCGCGACAAATCGCGATGTAACACTTGTACCACTCGTTATGGTTGGGGTGATTTATCTCTTTTTCACCGCCGTTTTAACTGGTTTAATGAAATACCTTGAAAAACGATTTAGCTATTATAAATAA